Proteins from one Leptospira bourretii genomic window:
- a CDS encoding TIGR02757 family protein, translating to MPIDFNLLHSKLEDLRKKYEHLHYLDSDPICFPKRYKDPLDIEVVSLISCLYAYGNVRSIQGFLKPVFLDLGPSPYQTLRRADKTFSTFLKNLKVYRFQTKTDNQIFFQTFARVLQGLDAKSPLFESKLTNGQGNFVGESSISIFQSFWEEELKITLGKRKLTYGLQFLIGKPEAKSPKKRLSLFLRWMVRNSYPDFGLYQNIQPNQIPFPLDVHIQKLIQILGITNRKSFGAKEAYLIKEFFKKINPADPLLYDFYLTRVGIIERCTAKYQKDICEVCYLKEVCLVFGSATGN from the coding sequence ATGCCGATTGATTTTAACCTTCTCCATTCTAAGTTAGAGGATTTAAGAAAAAAATACGAACACCTTCACTATTTAGATTCTGATCCCATATGTTTTCCCAAAAGATATAAGGACCCACTTGATATAGAAGTGGTTTCTTTGATTTCTTGTTTGTATGCTTACGGCAATGTCAGAAGTATCCAAGGTTTTTTAAAACCGGTCTTTTTGGACCTAGGGCCTTCTCCTTACCAAACTTTACGGAGAGCAGACAAAACCTTTTCCACGTTTCTAAAAAATTTGAAGGTATACCGGTTCCAAACAAAAACTGACAACCAGATCTTTTTCCAAACTTTCGCTCGTGTTCTGCAAGGATTGGATGCCAAATCCCCTCTCTTTGAATCCAAACTAACCAACGGCCAAGGTAATTTTGTTGGAGAAAGTTCGATTTCTATATTCCAAAGTTTCTGGGAGGAAGAACTAAAAATTACACTGGGAAAAAGGAAACTTACTTACGGCCTTCAATTTTTAATTGGAAAACCGGAAGCCAAATCTCCTAAAAAACGATTGTCCCTTTTTTTACGTTGGATGGTCAGAAATTCTTATCCCGACTTCGGTCTTTACCAAAACATACAACCAAACCAAATCCCATTTCCTTTGGATGTTCATATCCAAAAACTAATTCAAATTTTAGGAATTACAAACCGGAAAAGTTTCGGAGCCAAAGAAGCATATCTGATTAAAGAATTTTTTAAAAAGATAAATCCCGCAGATCCTTTGTTATACGACTTCTATTTAACTAGAGTGGGAATCATTGAAAGATGCACAGCAAAATACCAGAAGGATATTTGTGAAGTCTGTTATTTGAAGGAGGTTTGTTTGGTATTTGGTAGTGCCACGGGGAATTGA
- a CDS encoding adenylosuccinate synthase yields MPANLVVGAQWGDEGKAKVIDYLSKDTDIIVRYQGGANAGHTVVVGGKKYIFHLVPSGIIYDNTTCVIGNGVVLDPEYFLKECADLESHGFKVKEKVLISDSCHILLPYHRLIDEAREAGSSPERKIGTTKKGIGMCYADKMLRNGVRAGDLLDKDVLKRKLTHILEVKNQELVKYYDLEPVNITEMYDFLLDFADKMGKNIVNTVYYLNSELQKGKRVLLEGAQGTGLDIDFGTYPYVTSSNPTTGGALAGSGVSFRYLQDVIGITKAYATRVGEGPFPSEILGEAGDVLRKLGGEYGSTTGRPRRCGWFDVQMIKHAVTVNGINSLVLTKIDVLSHYDSIPVVVGYEYKGKKLDFFPSQGLEDVKPLFAEFKGWKDDISGINSFSKLPTLCQSYIKSLQDLVNTKIGIVSTGPDREHTIIMD; encoded by the coding sequence ATGCCTGCAAATTTAGTTGTCGGAGCACAATGGGGTGATGAAGGAAAGGCAAAGGTAATTGATTATCTTTCCAAAGATACAGATATCATTGTTCGGTACCAAGGTGGTGCGAACGCCGGTCATACGGTTGTGGTGGGTGGAAAAAAGTACATTTTCCATTTGGTTCCATCGGGAATTATTTATGACAATACCACTTGTGTGATTGGAAACGGAGTGGTTTTGGATCCTGAATACTTTTTAAAAGAGTGTGCAGATTTAGAATCACACGGATTCAAAGTAAAAGAAAAAGTCCTTATCAGTGATTCCTGTCACATCCTTCTTCCTTACCATCGATTGATTGATGAAGCAAGAGAGGCTGGTTCTTCACCTGAAAGAAAGATCGGGACCACAAAAAAAGGGATCGGGATGTGTTATGCGGACAAAATGCTTCGTAACGGAGTTCGTGCCGGAGACCTTTTAGATAAAGATGTTCTCAAACGAAAACTAACTCATATCCTTGAAGTGAAAAACCAAGAACTGGTTAAATACTACGACTTGGAACCTGTCAACATCACAGAAATGTATGATTTCCTTTTGGACTTCGCTGACAAAATGGGAAAAAACATTGTGAACACAGTGTACTACCTCAATTCGGAATTACAAAAAGGCAAACGTGTACTTCTGGAAGGGGCACAGGGAACAGGGCTTGATATTGATTTTGGAACCTATCCTTACGTAACAAGCTCTAATCCTACTACTGGTGGGGCCTTGGCAGGATCAGGTGTGAGTTTCCGATATTTACAAGATGTGATTGGGATCACCAAAGCCTATGCCACAAGAGTAGGGGAGGGTCCGTTCCCATCTGAGATTCTAGGGGAAGCCGGGGATGTGCTACGCAAGTTAGGTGGTGAATATGGTTCCACTACAGGAAGGCCAAGACGATGTGGTTGGTTTGATGTACAAATGATCAAACACGCAGTGACTGTGAACGGAATCAATTCTCTCGTATTAACGAAAATAGATGTTCTTAGCCATTACGATTCGATTCCTGTTGTTGTAGGATACGAATACAAAGGCAAAAAATTAGACTTTTTTCCATCACAAGGACTCGAGGACGTCAAACCGTTGTTTGCTGAGTTCAAAGGTTGGAAGGATGATATCTCTGGAATCAATTCCTTTTCTAAGTTACCAACACTTTGCCAGTCGTACATTAAGTCCTTACAAGACCTAGTGAATACAAAGATTGGAATTGTTTCCACAGGACCTGATCGCGAACACACGATCATCATGGACTAA
- a CDS encoding ATP phosphoribosyltransferase regulatory subunit, with protein sequence MNQKNKSISSEQKWIPDGFHFLGPEESKNRRILLQSFSELFEKEGYSEISLPSFDYSNSFRSHLDHGVESLLVTKDWDGNELSPGVDLTLQVVKGMAARSHWEENQNVFYFARKIRDHKKRNASRREILQIGVESLGKSDANQIISQIQILNRLWKISVPAEPFTIVFGHSSFFRSVLEILGWNEEQTKVLRQLLYTKNLPELVSLAARENTSEVHMQMIQLLLRPIPVSEMQKFHNALHKILSSKEWDTLKGDLETITSFFAEWSKVLGEIPCIWDPSLVRDLSYYTGFMFQGYVEGDPEPVFAGGVYNELYESFTGIKKDACGFALHLDSIEEIVNKVK encoded by the coding sequence ATGAATCAAAAAAACAAATCAATTTCCTCGGAACAAAAGTGGATTCCGGATGGATTTCATTTTTTAGGCCCCGAAGAAAGCAAAAACCGGCGGATTTTACTACAATCATTTTCAGAACTCTTTGAGAAAGAAGGGTATTCTGAAATTAGCCTTCCTTCTTTTGATTATTCGAATTCGTTTCGCTCTCATTTGGATCATGGAGTCGAAAGTTTACTTGTGACAAAAGACTGGGATGGGAATGAACTATCTCCTGGTGTGGATTTAACACTACAAGTTGTGAAAGGAATGGCGGCTCGTTCCCACTGGGAAGAGAACCAAAACGTATTTTACTTTGCACGTAAGATTCGTGACCACAAAAAACGCAATGCCTCAAGGCGAGAAATTCTACAAATCGGTGTGGAATCACTTGGAAAGAGCGATGCAAACCAGATCATATCTCAAATTCAAATTTTGAATCGCCTTTGGAAAATTTCGGTTCCTGCCGAGCCATTTACGATTGTATTTGGTCACTCTTCTTTTTTTCGTTCTGTATTAGAGATTTTAGGTTGGAATGAGGAACAAACAAAGGTTCTACGGCAACTATTGTATACTAAAAACTTACCAGAGTTAGTTTCTCTTGCTGCAAGAGAAAACACATCAGAAGTCCATATGCAGATGATCCAGTTGCTTCTGCGACCCATTCCGGTTAGCGAAATGCAAAAATTTCATAATGCATTACATAAGATATTATCATCCAAAGAATGGGATACTTTGAAAGGGGATTTAGAAACCATCACAAGTTTTTTTGCTGAGTGGTCGAAAGTTCTCGGAGAGATTCCTTGTATTTGGGATCCTTCCCTTGTGAGAGATTTATCCTACTATACTGGGTTTATGTTTCAGGGTTATGTGGAAGGGGATCCTGAACCGGTTTTTGCCGGTGGAGTTTATAACGAATTGTATGAAAGTTTTACGGGAATCAAGAAGGATGCCTGCGGTTTTGCCCTGCACCTTGATTCCATTGAAGAAATTGTAAATAAGGTGAAATGA